One segment of Anopheles stephensi strain Indian chromosome 3, UCI_ANSTEP_V1.0, whole genome shotgun sequence DNA contains the following:
- the LOC118510023 gene encoding uncharacterized protein LOC118510023 — translation MFAAVLAVCALTFSGPANAMYAKDQRSCRTDGCVTQYGCVPRYSQYSTALYCAQRCVIERCRSIEHEQPRRVCQQITSVATGQVLAAVDSYDRRGNQRYASLVNPGSGGRDRWNMIVGPGNYYYIQNSDTREYLRANDDNYLYLVSERPTDESFLFKPDLVQGRWSCVLLQSVCYRSYIFAEQQNGGYGNFAQMTRDLQQCYRDSLWSISTVNC, via the coding sequence ATGTTCGCCGCGGTACTCGCCGTATGTGCTCTGACTTTTTCCGGGCCTGCCAACGCCATGTACGCGAAGGACCAACGCAGCTGCCGCACGGATGGGTGCGTCACGCAGTATGGCTGTGTGCCACGCTACTCACAGTACAGCACCGCACTCTACTGTGCCCAGCGGTGTGTGATTGAACGAtgccgatcgatcgagcaCGAACAACCGCGACGCGTCTGCCAACAGATCACGTCTGTCGCCACCGGACAAGTGTTGGCCGCCGTGGACTCGTACGATCGTCGCGGCAATCAGCGGTACGCATCGCTTGTGAATCCTGGTTCGGGTGGACGCGACCGCTGGAACATGATCGTGGGTCCGGGCAATTATTACTACATCCAGAACAGTGACACCCGCGAGTATCTTCGAGCGAACGACGACAACTATCTCTATCTGGTGTCGGAACGACCCACCGACGAGAGCTTCCTGTTCAAGCCGGATCTCGTCCAGGGCAGATGGTCGTGCGTGCTGCTACAGTCCGTCTGCTACCGAAGCTACATTTTCGCTGAACAGCAAAATGGAGGTTATGGAAACTTTGCGCAGATGACGCGCGATCTTCAGCAGTGTTATCGTGACAGTTTGTGGAGCATTTCAACGGTTAATTGTTGA